Part of the Camelus bactrianus isolate YW-2024 breed Bactrian camel chromosome 6, ASM4877302v1, whole genome shotgun sequence genome, ATCCtctcctcaggtttgataatttccTAGAATAGCtcatagaactcaggaaaacTACTTattcttggtttattaaaaaggaTACAAATCTGGAATAGCCAAATAGGAGGTACACAAGGCAAGGTATGGGAAAGGAGCATGGAACTTCCATGTCCTCTTTGGCATGCCACTCTCCCAGCACTGAGTATGGTCACCATCCTGGAAGCTCTGTGAATTCTGTAGTTTAGGGATTTTTAAGTAGGCTTCATCACACAGGCATGATTATTGACTCAATTTCCAACCCCTCTCCTCTTGAGGATGGGGCTGAAAGTTCTATTTCTAATCATGGCTTAAGACTTTCTGGTGACCAACCCCCATCCTGAAGCCATTCAGGAGCCCAAGAGTTGCCTCATTAGAATAAAAGACACTTGTATTACCCAaaaaattccaagggatttagaaAGACATAAAATGCTCCTAACACCTCCATCACTAAGGAATTTACAAGGGTTTTAAGGAGCTTTGTGACAGGAACTGAGGGCAGtgaccaaatatatatgtattgttatGCTTGCCTAATTTGTCTTTGAGTAACTAGAAATGAGCCCAATCCCAGTCACCCTATTCTAACTCGCAACTACCCCACCATCCACTTTATCCCACACTATTTCTTCCACAGAGGGTATCACCTTTTAACTtctctctcttcactttctcCCACACCCTTGGAATGTAGGTCCACAAAggtgagatttttctctttgctcaCTAAGGTACCTGAAGCACCTAAATCAGTATCTGGCAGATGTTCAGTAACTATGTGTTGAACTAGTGAATTGAAAAAGGTGTATTCCCaggactgccataacaaactACCCCAATCTAGGTAGCTTCAAAGAACAGAAAAGTAGTCTCACAATTCTCGAGGCTAGAAGCTTGAAACAAGGTGTAGGCAGAGTCATGCTCTCAAAGGCTCTCTTGAAGAGTTTATTCTTTGCTTCTTTACCTTTCTGGTGTCATCAGCAACCCTTGGTGTTCTTTGGTTTGCAGGTGCCGAACTCTAATCTCCGCCTCTGTTTTTCACACgttttctccttgtgtttctctgtctcacatggcattttccttttcatataaggacaccagtcatagtGAATGAGGGCCCACCCAAATACCTCATCTTAATTTGATTTCATCAGCAAAGACTTTATatggtcacattcacaggtatttGGAGTCAGTACTTCAACATATCCCTCTGAGGCACACAGTTCAGTCTCCAACAGAGGACCCCATTCCTTAACCTTAGCCACTGGGTGTCTGCCACTTTACAACTATCTATAAAGTTATATTCCGCCTGAGatcttatttttgtattattcaaTGATGAAAAACTTCCCATAAGTAATCCAAATTCTacaaaaaattttatgtttactacaaaagataataataaaatagtgaaTCCATACAATTGATAATTAGTAGTACATCTATTCATGGCCATCCCACCGAGATTTCAAAGTTAAGAAAGGAAGACTTTGTTCTTATGGAGCTTACACTCCAGAAAGGAAGATAAAACCTGCAGAAAAACAAATGCAAGTTGAAAATTGGTAAGTGCTTCAATTACAGATAATATGCTTATGGGAAAAGTCTTACTTGGGAGAAAGGGTGCTGCAGAAAAGTGGTAAGCCCCAGAGGATGGAGTCATCTCACTTCAGGAATGAATATATTAGGAAACTGGATGGCAAAATTGGGTTTTCAGTTTTATTCGCTGGTTTAATATGGTTTTCAAGTTCTTTGTGATCTAATCCTAAATTATAATTAGCAGTGTCACATCTCAGTGCCAAATGCTTTTAAGATTTTGTGTAGAGAATTCAGTTCACACAGCCTGTAGCCTGGAATAACCCCCAATTACTGAAATTCTCCTCATCCTTTAGGAACAAAGTCAAAAGCCTCCTGTACTCCCTGGTCAGAACTAACTACATCAGTAAAAAAGCAATTAATGCCCATTATGGCACACACCACATTCTGCTTTGTATCATCAATTGTGTACACATCCACTTCTACTAACCTGTCAACCCTCTAAGGGCAAAGGTCCATGTCCTACTTTTGCAGCACTTACAGTGTCTAAAACTATACTAGGTACACAGCAGAGaatcaataaatactgaatgaatcTTAGTTTGGGGCTATTAAAATAGTAGTACATGGTGACAAAGTAGACctagaagtattttaaaaagtaacacacacataaatatgaaaatgaacccTTTCCTATTCTTAATGCTAGGAACTGGCTCTTTCAGGTGTTGGTTTGTGCTATCTTCATACATAAAGCATATGGCAAAACTAGGAAGGATACAGAAAAAGGCAGAATGATTAAATTATGAGTAAGAACGGACTTAGGATACATAGTCTAGAAAATGTATAAATTCCTACTCAGTCTTCAGGACTGagcacacatatgtatgtattttccatCTTCACAGGTACTTAGAAAAAATGAAACCAGTAGAATTCTAGTAAGAGGTagttcattaaaaacaaatgaagaaaaacaaacaaaaataaaaattaagtaatgaCTAATCACATATTTCAAAGATCCCCTGTCTTAAGAAGATAAAAAGCACAAAAGAGATTAAAGACGTTATGAATACATTTATAAAGTAGTTGcataaaaatgcataaaatgaAGTATCTTTGCATAAAAatgaagtatctttttctcttagaaattaataaaataaagtttaaaagtgAACATTTCCATATTTTGCTTACCAAATGCTTAACTATGTTACCCAATATTCTCAGTCCAAAAAGTCAAatatatttctggaaaaatggcattattataaCATGGACACATAAATATCAAAGCAAAAGGGTTTTAAGAAATAGACTCatgttaatatttgaaataactGGAAATAGtaacattattatttaaatgaaataattgctgaaaataatgaaattaatgaaGTCTCCAAAGCTCAGGACAGATTATGTGAATTGTGGAGGGACAacgtttttattctttttgaaaaatgaactatgtaaaaaactttcaaaattaaacagctttactatattttattgacataaatacaacTAATTTCATAAGCATCAGCTACCATTCTACTACTACACAAGAGAAATCAGagtcaaaataattaaatattaatgtgAAGAATAATTACAGAAAAGCTTTCACTTCTACTAGTCATCTCTAACAGCATCGCACATACTTTGTACAGTTTGCTTGTAACTGATTAGATATTTGAAATGAAGCAAAGCTGAATTCCAATCAAACTTTCATTTCTCAGTGGAAAATGCTCTCTTCATCAGAGGTGGCTGAGCTTTCCCGACATCAAACATTATTTCCAAAGGTGGGTTATTAAGAGAACACCAATCAGGTATACGGCCTGCCTGGTTATAACATTCCTTTGAGACTGAACGGCTCCCAAGTATGTCTTGCAGTGCTCCAAAAATAGCACCTGTgtggtaaaaatattttttcagccgAGATGAAAACTTACTGGAAAATTTTATGTACACATACATCCACTGCATTATACAAAAAGAGAGAACAGGTAAAATTCTGTAATGCATATTCACTCTTCAAAATAAAGTTGTTCTATATTCTCCATTTTGAATAATAGAGTAAGCCATAACTCTTGGGTTGAAAATAACTTAAATGGGCTAGATTACAGTGAAAATAAGTATTACTGTGTTTAGATGCAGGTGAGGTAGAGTAGGGTAGAAAGTATTTTCAACTCTGTGTAAATGCAATAAATAACACCCTTAGTTTTCTTGCCACAACTCTAAGATTATATgccaataaacaaaacagaagtgCAAAACCCAACACGCCAATCATACTATCCTAGAGTCTATGCTGAAGACCTAATGAAGACCCACAAGGCAGTCTCAAAAAAATAACTTTGTAACTAAATCCACCTGTCCTAGATGAAAATACCATTTTGAGCAAATGCTACTTTTCAGGAAAgacttgatttttctctctgaatGATCCTGATACCCATTAACTGTAACTGCATCATAAAACATGTATCAGAACTTACACAAATATACACATCCATGATTGTTTTCTCTTCAAAGTAGTCTCTTTATTAGGTTATTTCCCTATTTCAATAAAACTATCATTTCCTAAAACATTCAATGAACTCAGTCACAAAATAAAGTGTACTTATAAAATAAGAGATCAATTTTCATATAAGGCTCACAAAGTAGCTTTGGAAGGAATTAAAACGAATGTTTTGAGCAATGGTAGAAAAACTGGAATAAATGCACAGCTATCACTATTGCTATTTAGGATGACTAATTGGatacagaagtttaaaaaaaaatcaaagtacaaAAGTCAAGAGAAATAGTTATAtaatttcaaaacttaataaTTTAAGGGAAAGTCAATgttcaaagaaaattatttaataattctaTTAGTTTATTAAGTAGGCAATTTTGAACAATGAATCATCTATTCTAATACATTTATTAGTAATGTCATTCAGGAACCAATTACtatataatcattattttttaaaaaactaaatacttACCTCCCAACCAGGCTACACAATTAGCCTTTGCAGGTGGAGTATGAATTCGGAATGTCTTGGTACcaagtatttttttatattttggtttttctACCAAATACCTTATCTCTGCAAGTAGTCTGTGGAGAAATCCTGGTAACATAGATGTACCACCTATGACTACCAAATTCTCTGCTAGTTGCTTCCTGGTGTCTATTGGGCACtattaaagacaaataaaaaaaaaattaacctcaacTGTATAAATAATGCTTGActgaatttaagaaaatatacagattatATATTACAAATTAAATAGGTGATGATTTTATTACAAGAAGGGCCACAGCAAGGTTTCTTTAACAAGGGAATTTTTCATGTGGCAAATAAATCACTGTAATAATAATATTACCATACACTTATATGGaactttaaagattttaaaatctgatagTGTAGAATTTTAAATCCCACAGGGCATATAGTAGTAATATGGGAGTATTCTCATTTTCAGGGTAGAATGACTGAATTGAGCCAAGAATATGAGAATaaataacttttcatttcttttttagtaaGAAAAATACTTGGAAACCTAATTTTTCTAAGGTACTATCTTTACAGTATTATATCCAGAGCCAGTTGTTGAGTGGGAAGATAACATTCTTAGAAAAAATATGTTTCCATGTCAGTTCTAAGAATCAGGAATGTTAAAGTCCTTTACTGATGTTATGTTTTTCATAAAAGTCCCCCAGTAGAGCTGTAGAGGTAGATAATATCTTCCAAAGTGATAGTACTTTACACAGAGTTCTGTAATTCCATAGTCATTAAACAAAAGAGACATATTTTGGAATTCTGTGGAATTTAAAATTCAATACTATGCAAACCTGTATTTGAAGAAACTATAAGCcatactaggtataaaataaaaatctggtaTCATTGTTATGGAAAAAGAATGCATGGTTATGTCCACTGAATGTATTACTCCTGGGTTTGAAATGTTGTGGATACCATATCTCAGTGCCAAAACTCAATAATTATAAAACGtaacataaaagctaaaaaaaaatgtaaccaatggctaaaattaaaaatatagatgaTTTGTAAATTTTCTCTAAAGGGCTATAGTCATAAATTGAAACctttcacaaaataaaaatacctgcATAAGGGAATCCAATATTAAAGTGGCAACTGATTTCTCTTCATTATCTTGTTCAAAAAGAATTTCCACAACTGAGTCTCTAATGAGATTAAAAACAGAGTGCTTTGTTAATATCACATAATATAATACAGTATACATCATTAGTCCTACCAACATATTTTTAAGTCCCAGTACTATGTTAATACAGAATAATGATTAAAACCCAAAGTGTTCACATTTGTAAACGACGAGAATAGCAGCACTTGCCTCACAGGTGTGGCAATGAAGACTCAATGAGTTAAtagaacagcgcctggcacacagaaggtacTCCCTAAGTATTAGCTATAACTATTATTATGTAtagatttacatatattttttccagttatACCACCTTAAACCTAATAACAGAAAAGGAGCGGAATTCTGTAAGTCAGTAGGATTCAACAGGCAGATCAGCAGTGGTAcaagagatttaaaaacaaacaagacccTCCCCTACCCAGTTCAaagtatttctttgtttttaaaagtacatgGCAAAGACTGTTAGTTGCCTAATAAagtattcattttcctattcgtTCTCAAATTAAAAGAACCCTATTTTTGATAGCACAAAGAAAATCTCTGTCGTGATGAAAtaattctgtatcttgattgtggtggtggtaatTAAGAAAATCTACATATGATAAAATTACACAGAGCAATACATACATATTACACCAATGCCAATTTACTGGCTTTGATATTGTACTATATGTAAGATATATCCATTGAGAGAAATAGAGAGTACATGGGGCATCTCTacattatctttgcaacttcctgtgaatctataactatttgaaaataaaaaaagataaaactctaTTTTTAATCTAGATACAATGCCCCTCACCAGTTGAAACACTATTTACCAGCGTCCCTTGAAGCTAGATGTAGCTAAGTACCAGACAGTGAGACGGGAGGCAAAAAGTAGTATGTGGGACTTCTAGAAAGTCTTCTTTAAAAGGAGaggaagtctttttttctttccctccctggacTACTTGCTTGAAACATAGATGTAGTAGCTAATCCAGCAACCACCCTGGACCCCAAGGACAAGGACTACACCCCAAAGATTACAGACAGAAAGAAGTTTTGGTCTTTGATGGCAGCTGCCATACCATCCTTAGACTATCTACCTCTGAACTTCTATTGAATGATAGACAAATTCTATCTTGTTGATGTCACTATTTTCAGGTTTGTTTAAAAGGAAACCAAACTAAATCCTAATCAATGCAATACAAaactatacatatacatacattatttttttaattgggatcaAACTATGCATActactttaaagttttttttgaatctttttcaaaacaaaattctctTCCTGAGACTCAACCTATTTGCTAACTGTCCATTTCATTAGTACAGTGTACTGAGGCCTACAGTATGTGAACACACAGCTAGTCAGTAACTTGCTGCTATGCCTGCACACTTTTGCTTCTACCAGTTGACATGAATGCTTACAaagcatgttttctttttccaaatctttGTCAGTTGATTTGATATTGAAATAACATAATTTTACAATTATTACTtaaccaaagaaataaaagggtgGAAAATAAGTTGTTTTTTTCTATGTGAACTATGTTGAatgatttagaaagaaaaataattttaaaaatctttttaatataGGTAATACAACTGTAAAAGTCTAGGAGGATTCTGTACCAAGACTTTTTCACAAATAACTTTAAGTTCTcaccatacttaaaaaaaaaaaaaacctagaaattataaataattactgttttatgtaaatttaatGGAAATCTAGAAGCAGACTTATCAAAGAAAAGGTCTTGGAAAAAAGTCTAGCAAATAAATTACTGGTCTGGACTGTATCTAGTTAGAAAATTTCAATGGAACTGGATTTTTTGGTAGGAAAAACATGTTAGCAAACAATTGTATATTAAATTGGTATGGAATGTGAGACACAGTGGTTTTTTATTTCCAGTGTATTTTCCTACTGTTATGTAGGCAAAAAGCTCCATATCAGTTGAATTTTCTTAAACAGATTTTCTTCTTGTATTCTGGGCTCCACTAAACaatcagaagaaaattttaaatagtaaattaaTGAATACAACTTAAGAGGTAAAATGATAAAAAGTTACTACCAGAAAGTGTTACATTCtcacttttctgttttcccaaTCTACTTTAACatctgtatatttatatttatccttTTAGTATCTCAACCTTTATATTCATTATCTCAAAATCTAACAGGATCTTCTacatttacattatatttcttttctgtgtaTTTCCGATCTAgtattttacaatgaaatttttatagtataaattttatatagcttgggtataaataaaaattacattgttACTGATATAACATTAGTCCTTGAAACTTATATTGTATCATCAGAccaaataatgaataataaaaaggTGAACTTTAGTAGTTAACTTGTCCTAAAAATTTAGTATATTTGGAAGAATGTATTCTTTTTAACAAGACAATTTTTTGCAGGAGTCAGTAAACTATGGCCTACAAGCCAAATCTAGCCTACTATCTgttttttgcaaataaagttttattggaacacagccatgctcacgTATTTACATATTGCCCATGGCTGACTTTGCATTCCAACTGTAGAGCTGAGtagctgcaacagagaccatatggccccaAAGGCTAAGGTATTTTACCATTTGGTCCTTTACAAAAGTTTGATGAATCCTGTTTTAAGGTATCACACTTTATTCTCTGCCTCAAAGAATGGTTAGTTTCATTActtaaattaatttgaattacATTGAAGGAcagaaaaatgcattattttaaagttttaaaatattaaaaagttgaATAATAAAACTAATCATGAATGATGAGGCTTAATGGAAAACACATAATTATTAAATCAGCAATATTAaagttttatacaaatatttttaaaggccaAAAATTTATTTCAGTACATTATTTTGCTCATAAAAATTAAAGTCTAACCTGATTGATCCAAGGACATGTAAAATCTTCTCTCCATCTAATGGGTAGTCAACATTTGGGGGTGGTGAGGGGCGCTGAAATATAACAATCATAAGCATAAGTATGTAGTCATAAACTccgaaaaaaaattatatatttatttttaacttacctCAGTATTCCCATCAATATTAAATTTCGCTCCTTGAATTTTTAGTCCACGCTTCAGATCACTAACAAAGCAAGTGCGCgcttaaagaaaaagagacattGTTATGGTTTGTAATTGAGTTGTTTGAGTTAAAACAATTCTATTCAAGTGGACATGTTAATCATCTGTTCCCTCAGATTTTATAAACTGTCTTTAGTTAGCTTATGATAATTTATTCACAAATAAAATACCTTTTCATTCACTGAGGAATCATAAGATATGCTGCACTGTTTGTCTTCCAtaaagccacattaaaaaaaaaacctttgagaAAATGAGTATGTTTTTTGGTATTCCTTGTGTAAAGAGTACCACAATAAACATGAATTTTAGCATCATGAAAATGTACCTCTTCTAACTGAACAGCACGTTTTTTTGAACCAGATTGACATTATATATCTatctgattctttttaaaaaatcttgattGGTTAGAACATAAAACCACATTTTGGTCTTAGTTGCAATAACACTCCTCTGTTTAGGGTTTTTTGGCATGATTATTTTCTCCCTCTTGGCACACGttatcactttttattttttactttgaatATTTATCCTTTTAAAGATTATTTCTGTTGCAAAGCACCTTTTACAATAAGCACcttcaaattattttcagaaataggcaggaattaaacattttttcaagcAGAGACAAAACTGATGTTGAACACAAGAGATCTAATGCTTTGGTTGCTTACTTGCAAAACATGTTAACATAAACTTATATATTTGTTGAGAATCTAcaatatagcacaggaaactatattcaatatcttaacctataatggaaaagaatctgaaaaagaatatacatgtgtatatatacatataaaacagatcactctgctgtatacctgaaacattgtaaatcaactatacttcaataaaaaagatctACAATATATTAATACGCTAGACAATAACGTAGGTGCTCAAGttacttatgtattttatactttaagTCCTCATAACTATCTAAGCAAGGTAAACACTTAAGACTTATATACTTAGCATAGGGAGGTGCCCTTCTTAAAAGAAACCAAATTCACTGAATTAAACATCcaaaaacagataaattacacttaaggatttttaaataattgaaaaaatttagGTAATTAAACTACATGATTAACTGATAtgagtgtgtgagagtgtgtgtatgtattgcaTACTCGCTTTTAATAGAAGTGGGTTCCCATTGTACATATTATTCAGCACAAGTTTTTTCCCCGTAATATACTATGGACATCCTCCCAAATCAATACATCTAGCTCCTCCTTTTTAATACCTATATGGTATTCCTAATTATGAAGTCACCAAATTTTACCCAACATCCCCTCTTAGATGTGATGCACTTTCAGTTTTTACAAATATGCCAGAATGCTTTCCAAAAAGGTtagttttaaattcttattaataGCAATATATTAAGTTTCCCATAATCTCAGGAATACTGAATGTCTATCTTTACAATTTTGTCAATCTGAGATGTTTCCCTGACCAATAGGaaagttaaacatcttttcacaAGCTGAAAGCTATATGGGAAGACACATTCCAAAGAGTTAACAACTATTATATCATAGGGGATAGGAGTGGAAGAAGGGAAGGGCAACTGTTCATTTCATTTGAgatatttctgtattatttgagCTAC contains:
- the ACTR10 gene encoding actin-related protein 10 isoform X1, with protein sequence MPLYEGLGSGGEKTAVVIDLGEAFTKCGFAGETGPRCIIPSVIKKAGMPKPIKVVQYNINTEELYSYLKEFIHILYFRHLLVNPRDRRVVVIESVLCPSHFRETLARVLFKYFEVPSVLLAPSHLMALLTLGINSAMVLDCGYRESLVLPIYEGIPVLNCWGALPLGGKALHKELETQLLEQCTVDTSAAKEQSLPSVMARTCFVSDLKRGLKIQGAKFNIDGNTERPSPPPNVDYPLDGEKILHVLGSIRDSVVEILFEQDNEEKSVATLILDSLMQCPIDTRKQLAENLVVIGGTSMLPGFLHRLLAEIRYLVEKPKYKKILGTKTFRIHTPPAKANCVAWLGGAIFGALQDILGSRSVSKECYNQAGRIPDWCSLNNPPLEIMFDVGKAQPPLMKRAFSTEK